One genomic window of Phalacrocorax aristotelis chromosome 23, bGulAri2.1, whole genome shotgun sequence includes the following:
- the EPOP gene encoding LOW QUALITY PROTEIN: elongin BC and Polycomb repressive complex 2-associated protein (The sequence of the model RefSeq protein was modified relative to this genomic sequence to represent the inferred CDS: inserted 2 bases in 1 codon), which yields MFLTCEGTFGIVPATMDYNGEARPGDFHAGYQEIEGINLGYLQINGTQMFALAQVLSDLFKDIPRTTISKKMETLKIKSRRCDLKELRTLKAINSVPTRAVKCSLISKADLEALCTSCKSLSPRRRKRKRKSKRREQLLLPGPGELFPCPRPQLVPPCRAGGCCAPAAPGRPKLPPAFPKPRSAPAALLPQPFHRAFPAFQKPPRGRRACGLAARGGFFAGVLAGYPRDLALLHPAAAHPAAQAAALAPPGRRKRGPCCAKGLFPAEKGPAAPRKGRSSVFPGSKRQGTSAGYSSDSDSSLDFGGSSPATSSDSSEEEEEEEEEEEGDTSCSSEEGSSSESESSSLCSGDSVQSTRYRQAALPRFQPQPPREPLGEERPAEPPPSVGKALRPDPDLLFLSQQLWARTLRASTLESLSPAPAPGSGAQPLPELYAKQEASPSSSSSFSSSSSXPPPSPSSTPGGVPQQKEGGFGDAEPCAKGKDLHKDASNNRASLGPSDQAERQSGALGGRAPSQEPGPAPQPPAQELGGSLGPAPPGETGEPRREHFDRLIRQSKLWCYAKGFNLDGKSLRHGGRTEPCKAAELKSPGSKRAESPSTLSNKALKGNGSERNAKRRRLARGAEAERQQSSSKGRPQKTQRRNAKKGNTHCKRLGSAGPTPPRNSFSLMGNFPCIPSLVVGEDGDLCPASSLGVKNSWALSKTHPLWSWHLGGNAIPVPPSLKFRGYSLEDL from the exons ATGTTCCTGACCTGCGAAGGGACCTTCGGAATTGTTCCAGCCACCATGGATTACAATGGGGAAGCCAGGCCGGGGGATTTTCATGCCGGCTATCAAGAAATCGAAGGGATAAACTTGGGATACTTACAGATCAATGGCACCCAGATGTTTGCTTTGGCCCAGGTCCTCAGCGACCTGTTTAAGGATATCCCCAGGACCACCATCAGCAAGAAGATGGAAACCTTAAAGATCAAGAGCCGACGCTGCGATCTCAAAGAGCTCCGGACCCTCAAAGCCATCAACTCGGTGCCCACCCGCGCGGTGAAATGCTCCCTCATCTCCAAGGCGGACCTGGAGGCTCTCTGCACCTCCTGCAAGAGCCTCAGCCCCcgcaggaggaagaggaaaaggaagagcaagaggagggagcagctgctgctgccgggcccgggggagctcttcccctgcccccgGCCCCAGCTGGTGCCGCCCTGCAGAGCCGGCGGCTGCtgcgcccccgccgcccccggccgccccAAGCTGCCCCCCGCCTTCCCCAAGCCGCGCTCGGCGCCGGCCGCGCTGCTGCCGCAGCCCTTCCACAGGGCCTTCCCCGCCTTCCAGAAACCCCCCCGGGGTCGGAGGGCTTGCGGGCTGGCTGCTCGGGGAGGGTTTTTCGCCGGGGTGCTGGCCGGGTACCCCCGCGACCTGGCCTTGCTGCACCCGGCGGCCGCGCATCCCGCCGCGCAGGCGGCTGCGCTCGCCCCCCCGGGCCGGCGCAAGCGGGGTCCCTGCTGCGCCAAGGGGCTCTTCCCGGCCGAGAAGGGGCCCGCGGCCCCCAGGAAAGGCCGCTCCTCCGTCTTCCCCGGCTCCAAGCGACAGGGCACCTCCGCCGGCTACTCCAGCGATTCGGATTCCAGCCTGGACTTCGGCGGGTCCAGCCCCGCCACCTCCAGCGACTCGtcggaggaggaagaggaggaagaggaggaggaggaaggggacacCTCGTGCAGCAGCGAGGAAGGCAGCTCCTCGGAGTCGGAGAGCAGCTCGCTGTGCAGCGGGGACTCGGTGCAGAGCACCCGGTACAGGCAGGCGGCTCTGCCCCGCTTCCAGCCGCAGCCCCCCCGGGAGCCCCTCGGCGAGGAgcgccccgccgagccccccCCGAGCGTGGGCAAAGCCCTGCGCCCCGACCCcgacctcctcttcctctcgcAGCAGCTCTGGGCTAGGACTTTGCGAGCATCAACTTTGGAAAGTTTGAGCCCGGCTCCAGCCCCGGGCTCGGGGGCCCAGCCGCTGCCGGAGCTGTACGCAAAGCAGGAggcctccccttcctcctcctcctccttctcctcctcctcctc cccccctccctccccgagCAGCACCCCTGGGGGGGTTCCGCAACAAAAGGAGGGAGGCTTTGGGGACGCGGAGCCCTGCGCCAAAGGGAAGGATTTGCACAAAGATGCCTCGAACAATAGAGCCTCGTTAGGCCCCAGTGACCAGGCGGAGAGGCAAAGCGGAGCTTTAGGCGGGCGAGCGCCTTCCCAAgagccgggcccggccccgcagcccccggcgcaggagctgggggggagCCTCGGGCCGGCCCCGCCCGGGGAAACGGGGGAGCCCCGGCGGGAGCACTTTGACCGGCTGATCCGGCAATCCAAGCTGTGGTGTTACGCCAAAGGGTTCAACCTGGACGGGAAAAGTTTGCGGCACGGAGGGAGGACGGAGCCCTGTAAAGCTGCGGAGCTCAAATCCCCCGGCTCCAAAAGAGCAGAGAGCCCCAGCACCTTGTCAAACAAAGCTTTGAAAGGCAATGGCTCGGAAAGGAATGCCAAGCGCAGACGCCTTGCCAGAGGCGCTGAGGCAGAAAGGCAACAGAGCTCCTCTAAAGGGAGGCCACAAAAGACTCAAAGGAGGAATGCCAAGAAGGGAAACACTCATTGCAAACGCCTCGGCAGCGCCGGGCCAACCCCGCCTCGGAATTCCTTCAGCCTCATGGGCAACTTCCCCTGTATTCCCTCCCTGGTCGTGGGGGAAGATGGGGACCTGTGTCCTGCCTCTTCCCTGGGGGTCAAAAACTCCTGGGCCCTCTCCAAAACTCACCCGCTGTGGAGCTGGCACCTGGGGGGCAACGCCATCCCCGTGCCCCCCAGCCTCAAATTCCGGGGCTATAGCTTGGAGGATCTCTAA